One part of the Polycyclovorans algicola TG408 genome encodes these proteins:
- a CDS encoding carbon-nitrogen hydrolase family protein has product MARDRSLTIRPALHADIAAIRRLMKKAYAPQSGYTLDQLRGQLNHFPEGHLVAELDGVVAGYCASIIVTREEAMRPHTWTEITGNGFGSTHDEDGDVLYGYEVAVDPEFRGRRLAERLYSARRKLCVELGLESIVFGGRLPGYARRAKKVGGHGEYCRAVIAGQIRDQVMNFQLRQGFEFLGVLPKYLKSDAESGGAASHMIWRNPQARQDVTRAHSAADRGPSTVRVATVQYLQRAIRSFDEFADIVRYFVDTVSDYKCDFVVFPEYFAMQLLSIENQPLKPREAVLKLAEYNDRLEALFHEMALRYNVNIIAGSHPAVQEDGRLLNLAHVFLRDGSVYEQPKIHPTPSERYWWQVEGGDYVSAIQTDCGTIGVLVCYDSEFPELTRHLVDQGTDILFVPYSTEERNGHLRVRYCAHARAVENQIYVITSGNTGNLPRVHNMDIHYAQSAIITPCDFPFGRDGVAADTTPNVEMIAFADLDLAALKTARAHGSVQNRKDRRHDLYAVQWRGRAAP; this is encoded by the coding sequence ATGGCGCGCGACCGCTCGCTCACGATTCGCCCGGCGCTGCACGCCGACATTGCTGCCATCCGGCGCCTGATGAAAAAAGCGTATGCACCGCAAAGCGGCTACACGCTTGATCAGTTGCGTGGCCAGCTCAACCACTTTCCGGAAGGCCACCTCGTGGCCGAACTCGACGGGGTGGTGGCAGGCTATTGCGCCAGCATCATCGTCACCCGGGAAGAGGCCATGCGTCCGCACACCTGGACCGAGATCACCGGCAACGGCTTTGGCTCGACCCACGATGAAGACGGCGATGTGCTCTACGGCTACGAGGTTGCGGTTGACCCCGAATTTCGTGGTCGGCGGCTGGCCGAGCGCCTTTACTCCGCGCGCCGCAAGCTGTGTGTCGAACTGGGACTCGAGAGCATCGTCTTCGGCGGGCGCCTGCCCGGCTATGCGCGTCGCGCCAAGAAGGTGGGCGGCCACGGCGAGTATTGCCGGGCGGTGATCGCCGGACAGATTCGTGACCAGGTGATGAATTTTCAGTTGCGTCAGGGCTTCGAGTTTCTGGGCGTGTTGCCGAAATACCTGAAGTCCGACGCCGAGTCTGGCGGCGCCGCCTCGCACATGATCTGGCGCAACCCGCAGGCCCGCCAGGACGTGACGCGCGCCCATTCGGCGGCTGATCGCGGTCCGTCAACGGTGCGCGTCGCCACGGTGCAATACCTGCAGCGCGCCATCAGGTCATTTGATGAGTTCGCCGATATCGTTCGCTACTTTGTCGACACGGTGTCCGATTACAAGTGCGATTTCGTGGTGTTTCCCGAATACTTTGCGATGCAGTTGCTGTCGATCGAGAACCAGCCGCTGAAACCCCGTGAGGCGGTGCTGAAACTGGCCGAATACAACGACCGGCTGGAAGCGCTGTTCCATGAAATGGCGCTGCGCTACAACGTCAACATCATTGCCGGCAGTCACCCGGCCGTGCAGGAGGACGGACGCCTGCTCAACCTCGCCCACGTGTTTCTGCGTGACGGCTCGGTTTACGAGCAGCCCAAAATCCACCCGACGCCGTCCGAGCGCTACTGGTGGCAGGTCGAGGGCGGCGATTACGTGAGCGCCATCCAGACCGACTGCGGCACCATCGGCGTGCTGGTCTGTTACGACAGTGAATTCCCCGAGCTTACCCGACATCTGGTTGACCAAGGGACCGATATCCTGTTCGTGCCCTATTCCACCGAAGAGCGCAACGGCCACCTTCGAGTGCGTTACTGCGCTCACGCCCGCGCGGTCGAAAACCAGATTTACGTCATCACCTCGGGCAACACCGGCAACCTGCCGCGCGTTCACAACATGGACATCCACTACGCCCAGAGCGCGATCATCACGCCGTGCGATTTTCCGTTCGGCCGTGACGGTGTGGCCGCCGACACCACCCCCAATGTTGAGATGATCGCGTTTGCCGACCTCGATCTCGCCGCGTTGAAAACCGCCCGCGCCCATGGGTCCGTGCAAAACCGCAAAGACCGCCGCCACGATCTGTACGCCGTGCAATGGCGCGGTCGCGCAGCGCCCTGA
- the cfa gene encoding cyclopropane fatty acyl phospholipid synthase yields MANFHDTPSTPSPPQRTPGTGERRLAALLARADIALNGSRPFDLQLHRPGAAARILAQGSLGLGEAYMDGDWDCEQLDGLIQRLLAARLQNAVHPPVLALARLRARLFNLQSRARAWVVGRAHYDLGNDFFAAMLGESMAYSCAYWADADTLDAAQNAKLELVCQKLGLRPGMRLLDIGCGWGSLLRHAAEHHGVQCVGLTISRAQAEWTQQRCQGLPVTVKLADYRSFEVAPGARFDRVASIGMFEHVGNKNYPAFFDVARRALKPDGLMLLHTIGKTRHHEATDPWIDRYIFPNGQLPTLGQITDCVDAAWVTEDVHNFGADYDRTLLAWHAQFRQHWPRFAARYGDRFRRMWRYYLLSCAGAFRARAVQLWQVVLSPTGVPGGYRRPLS; encoded by the coding sequence ATGGCGAACTTCCACGACACCCCATCCACCCCTTCACCGCCCCAACGGACGCCTGGCACCGGCGAACGCCGCCTGGCGGCGCTGTTGGCGCGTGCCGACATCGCACTCAACGGCTCCCGCCCGTTCGACCTGCAATTACATCGCCCGGGGGCCGCCGCGCGCATTCTCGCGCAGGGCAGCCTCGGGCTCGGCGAGGCTTACATGGATGGCGACTGGGACTGCGAACAGCTCGACGGCCTGATCCAGCGCCTGCTCGCCGCACGCCTGCAAAACGCCGTCCATCCCCCGGTGCTGGCCTTGGCCAGACTGCGCGCACGCCTCTTCAACCTGCAGAGCCGGGCGCGCGCCTGGGTGGTCGGCCGCGCGCACTACGACTTGGGCAATGACTTCTTCGCCGCCATGCTTGGCGAGTCGATGGCGTATTCCTGCGCCTACTGGGCCGACGCCGACACCCTGGATGCAGCGCAGAACGCCAAGCTCGAACTGGTCTGCCAGAAGCTGGGGCTGAGGCCCGGCATGCGGCTGCTCGATATCGGCTGTGGCTGGGGCAGCCTGCTGCGCCATGCGGCCGAGCATCACGGCGTGCAGTGCGTGGGCCTGACCATCTCGCGAGCGCAGGCTGAGTGGACCCAACAGCGCTGCCAAGGGCTGCCGGTCACCGTGAAACTGGCCGACTACCGCAGCTTCGAGGTCGCGCCCGGTGCCCGCTTTGACCGCGTGGCATCAATCGGCATGTTCGAACACGTCGGCAACAAGAATTACCCGGCGTTTTTCGACGTCGCACGCAGGGCACTGAAGCCTGACGGGTTGATGTTGTTGCACACGATCGGCAAGACCCGCCACCACGAGGCGACCGATCCCTGGATCGACCGCTACATCTTTCCCAACGGCCAGTTGCCGACCCTGGGGCAGATCACCGATTGCGTTGACGCCGCCTGGGTCACCGAGGATGTCCACAACTTCGGCGCCGATTACGACCGCACCCTGTTGGCCTGGCACGCGCAATTCCGCCAACACTGGCCGCGCTTTGCGGCGCGCTACGGCGATCGGTTCAGGCGCATGTGGCGGTATTACCTGCTGTCGTGCGCAGGGGCGTTCCGCGCCCGGGCCGTTCAGCTCTGGCAAGTGGTGCTGTCGCCCACCGGCGTGCCCGGGGGTTATCGCCGCCCGCTGAGCTGA
- the parE gene encoding DNA topoisomerase IV subunit B has product MTDVQSYGANAIEVLQGLDPVRKRPGMYTDTQRPNHLAQEVIDNAVDEALAGHCKSIQVTVFEDGSLEVSDDGRGMPVDLHPEHGVSGVELILTKLHSGAKFSNKMYGYSGGLHGVGVSVVNALSTRLVVTVYRGGKQHEMAFASGNKAEELREVGTVGQRRTGSTVRFWPDPKYFDSPKFSLPRLKQNLRAKAVLCPNLKISLDDRVHGEQITWLYENGLLDYLKDALGDLETLPAEPFTGSLKAAREEAEWALVWTAGGTEAVAESYVNLIPTAQGGTHVNGLRTGLTEAIREFCEFRNLLPRGVKVTPDDVWSGCQYVLSTKMHDPQFAGQTKERLSSRETAAFVSGTVHDAFGLWLNQHPNEGEQIAQLVISNAAARLKQSRQVVRKKITSGPALPGKLADCVSTDLSQTELFLVEGDSAGGSAKQARDRDTQAVMPLRGKILNTWECDANEALASQEIHDISVAIGVDPGSADLSQLRYGKVCVLADADSDGLHIATLLCALFLRHYRPLVAAGHVYIAMPPLYRVDLGKQVFYALDGAERDGILDRLQAEHPKAKLSVTRFKGLGEMNPLQLRETTMARDTRRLVQLTLDEGQSDQIVDMLLNKKRASDRKDWLEREGNRANV; this is encoded by the coding sequence ATGACCGATGTTCAAAGTTACGGCGCCAATGCCATTGAGGTTCTGCAGGGTTTGGACCCGGTGCGCAAGCGTCCGGGGATGTACACCGACACCCAGCGACCCAATCACCTGGCCCAGGAAGTCATCGACAACGCGGTCGACGAGGCGCTGGCGGGTCATTGCAAGAGCATTCAGGTCACGGTCTTCGAGGACGGCTCGCTGGAAGTTTCCGACGACGGCCGAGGCATGCCGGTGGACCTGCACCCCGAGCACGGGGTGTCAGGGGTTGAGCTGATACTCACCAAGCTGCACTCCGGTGCCAAGTTCTCCAACAAGATGTACGGCTACTCCGGCGGTCTGCACGGCGTCGGGGTGTCGGTGGTCAATGCGCTGTCGACGCGGCTGGTGGTGACCGTCTATCGCGGCGGCAAGCAGCACGAGATGGCGTTTGCCAGCGGCAACAAGGCCGAAGAGCTGCGCGAAGTGGGCACCGTGGGGCAGCGGCGCACCGGCAGCACCGTGCGTTTCTGGCCTGACCCGAAGTATTTCGACAGTCCCAAGTTCAGCCTGCCGCGGCTCAAGCAGAACCTGCGCGCCAAGGCCGTGCTCTGCCCGAACCTGAAAATCAGCCTCGACGACCGCGTCCACGGTGAGCAGATCACCTGGCTTTACGAAAATGGTCTGCTCGATTACCTGAAGGACGCGCTCGGCGATCTCGAAACCCTGCCGGCCGAGCCCTTCACCGGCTCGCTGAAGGCGGCGCGTGAAGAAGCCGAATGGGCGCTGGTGTGGACGGCCGGCGGCACCGAAGCGGTCGCCGAGAGCTATGTCAATCTCATTCCCACCGCCCAGGGCGGCACCCACGTCAATGGTTTGCGCACCGGACTGACCGAGGCCATCCGCGAGTTCTGCGAGTTTCGCAACCTGTTGCCGCGCGGCGTGAAAGTCACGCCCGATGATGTGTGGAGCGGCTGTCAGTACGTGCTGTCGACCAAGATGCACGACCCGCAGTTTGCCGGGCAGACCAAGGAGCGCCTGAGTTCTCGCGAGACCGCAGCGTTTGTCTCCGGGACCGTCCACGACGCCTTTGGCCTGTGGCTCAACCAGCACCCGAACGAGGGCGAGCAGATCGCCCAGCTGGTGATCAGCAACGCCGCCGCGCGCCTCAAGCAGAGTCGCCAGGTGGTGCGCAAGAAAATCACCAGCGGCCCGGCGCTGCCCGGCAAGCTCGCCGATTGCGTGTCCACTGATCTGTCCCAGACCGAGCTGTTTCTGGTCGAAGGCGACTCGGCGGGCGGCTCGGCCAAACAGGCGCGCGATCGTGACACCCAGGCGGTGATGCCGCTGCGCGGCAAGATTCTCAACACCTGGGAGTGTGATGCCAACGAGGCGCTCGCCAGCCAGGAAATTCACGACATTTCGGTCGCCATTGGCGTTGATCCCGGCAGTGCCGACCTGAGCCAGCTGCGCTACGGCAAGGTCTGCGTACTGGCCGACGCTGACTCTGACGGGCTGCACATCGCCACCTTGCTGTGCGCCCTGTTTTTGCGTCACTACCGGCCCCTGGTTGCGGCTGGTCACGTGTACATCGCCATGCCGCCGCTGTACCGCGTCGATCTGGGCAAGCAAGTGTTTTATGCCCTGGATGGCGCCGAGCGCGACGGCATACTCGACCGCCTGCAGGCCGAGCACCCCAAGGCCAAGCTCAGCGTCACCCGCTTCAAGGGACTGGGCGAGATGAACCCGCTGCAACTGCGCGAAACCACAATGGCGCGCGACACGCGACGGCTGGTGCAGTTGACGCTTGACGAAGGGCAGTCCGACCAGATTGTCGACATGCTGCTCAACAAGAAGCGCGCCAGTGATCGCAAAGACTGGCTCGAGCGCGAGGGCAACCGCGCCAACGTTTGA
- the parC gene encoding DNA topoisomerase IV subunit A, with the protein MSVIETERLPLSVFAERAYLDYSMYVVLDRALPNIADGLKPVQRRIVYAMSELGLTAGAKYKKSARTVGDVLGKFHPHGDSACYEAMVTMAQPFAYRYPLVDGQGNWGSHDDPKSFAAMRYTESRLTAYASTLLVELANGTVDWTPNFDGTLDEPRLLPARLPNILVNGTTGIAVGMATDIPPHNLRELAKACIHLLKHPGAEIETLMRFVPAPDYPTGCEIVSESADLLKLYRTGLGNVRARARWEREPDTGYLIVTALPHQVSGSRVQEQIAEQMRAKKLPLVEDLRDESDHENPVRIVIVPRSSRVDAEQLMAHLFATTDLEKSYRVNLNMIGLDGRPKVKNLREILVEWLAFRFATVTRRLNHRLAKVNDRLHLLEGLLIAFLNLDEVIRIIRFEDEPKAVLMATFALSERQTEYILDTKLRQLARLEEMKIKGEQDALAAERAELEALLADDESLKGLIAREIADDAQKYGDDRRCPIGAAPPAQALSAESILPAEAVTVVLSQAGWIRAGKGHDLDPTTLAYKAGDGYFIHAQGKTNQLLIGFDTKGRAYTLNPRELPSARSQGEPVTTRLDLQDGGKLVSLLMGEGDQRYVLASNEGYGFVTQLDALQARNRAGKAVVSLGDAALMPPVLCRDPASELAVCTAEGRLLVFPVADLPELTKGKGNKLIGLKGKDEILALGVLPPAANLVLTCGKRTLTLKPADLDLYRGARASRGGHLPRGFQRVEALNADIGTKS; encoded by the coding sequence ATGTCCGTGATTGAAACCGAACGTCTGCCCCTCTCGGTGTTCGCCGAGCGTGCCTATCTCGATTACTCGATGTACGTGGTATTGGACCGCGCTCTGCCGAACATCGCCGACGGTCTGAAGCCGGTACAGCGGCGCATCGTTTACGCCATGAGCGAGCTTGGCCTGACCGCAGGCGCCAAATACAAGAAGTCGGCGCGCACTGTCGGTGACGTTCTCGGCAAGTTCCATCCGCACGGGGACTCGGCCTGTTACGAGGCCATGGTCACCATGGCGCAGCCCTTCGCGTATCGGTATCCGCTGGTCGATGGGCAGGGCAACTGGGGTTCGCACGACGACCCGAAAAGCTTTGCGGCGATGCGCTACACCGAATCGCGGCTGACGGCCTATGCCTCGACATTGCTGGTCGAACTGGCCAATGGCACGGTCGACTGGACGCCCAACTTCGACGGCACGCTGGACGAGCCGCGGCTGCTGCCGGCGCGCCTGCCCAACATTCTGGTCAACGGCACCACCGGTATCGCCGTGGGCATGGCCACCGACATCCCGCCGCACAACCTGCGCGAGCTGGCCAAGGCCTGCATCCATTTGCTCAAGCATCCCGGCGCCGAGATCGAGACGCTGATGCGTTTCGTGCCGGCGCCGGATTACCCCACCGGCTGTGAAATCGTCTCGGAATCGGCCGACCTGCTGAAGCTCTACCGCACCGGGCTGGGTAACGTGCGAGCGCGGGCGCGCTGGGAGCGCGAGCCTGACACCGGATACCTGATCGTCACCGCGCTGCCACATCAGGTTTCCGGCTCGCGGGTGCAGGAGCAGATCGCCGAGCAGATGCGCGCCAAGAAGCTGCCGCTGGTCGAGGATTTGCGCGACGAGTCCGATCATGAAAACCCGGTGCGCATCGTCATCGTGCCTCGCTCCAGCCGGGTCGACGCCGAGCAGTTGATGGCGCACCTTTTCGCGACCACCGATCTGGAAAAGAGTTACCGCGTCAACCTCAACATGATTGGTCTGGATGGTCGGCCCAAGGTCAAGAACCTGCGCGAGATCCTGGTCGAGTGGCTGGCGTTCCGCTTCGCCACGGTCACCCGGCGCCTCAACCACCGGCTGGCCAAGGTCAATGACCGTCTGCACCTGCTGGAGGGCTTGCTGATTGCCTTCCTGAACCTCGATGAAGTGATCCGCATCATTCGCTTCGAGGACGAGCCCAAGGCCGTGCTGATGGCGACCTTTGCGCTCAGCGAGCGGCAGACCGAATACATCCTCGACACCAAGTTGCGCCAGTTGGCGCGGCTTGAAGAAATGAAGATCAAGGGCGAGCAGGACGCCCTGGCCGCCGAGCGCGCCGAGCTCGAGGCGCTGCTGGCCGACGACGAGTCGCTGAAAGGCCTCATCGCCAGGGAAATTGCCGACGATGCACAGAAGTACGGTGATGACCGCCGCTGCCCGATCGGCGCCGCGCCGCCTGCGCAGGCGCTGTCGGCCGAGTCCATCCTGCCCGCCGAGGCGGTGACCGTGGTGCTCAGCCAGGCGGGCTGGATTCGTGCCGGCAAGGGCCACGACCTGGACCCGACGACATTGGCCTACAAGGCGGGCGACGGGTACTTCATCCACGCCCAGGGCAAAACCAATCAACTGCTGATCGGCTTTGACACCAAGGGGCGCGCCTACACGCTCAACCCGCGTGAACTGCCCTCGGCGCGCAGCCAGGGCGAGCCCGTCACCACCCGTCTGGACCTGCAGGACGGCGGCAAACTGGTGTCGCTGCTGATGGGCGAGGGTGACCAGCGCTACGTGCTGGCCTCGAACGAGGGCTACGGCTTTGTCACCCAGCTTGATGCGCTGCAGGCACGCAATCGCGCGGGCAAGGCGGTGGTCAGCCTTGGCGATGCCGCGCTGATGCCACCAGTGCTGTGCCGCGACCCGGCGTCCGAGCTTGCCGTGTGCACGGCCGAAGGGCGTCTGCTGGTGTTTCCGGTGGCTGACCTGCCCGAGCTGACCAAGGGTAAGGGCAACAAGCTGATCGGCCTCAAGGGCAAGGATGAAATTCTGGCCCTGGGGGTTTTGCCGCCGGCGGCCAATCTGGTGCTGACCTGTGGCAAACGCACCCTCACGCTCAAGCCAGCCGATCTTGATCTGTATCGCGGTGCCCGCGCCAGCCGCGGCGGGCATTTGCCGCGGGGCTTCCAGCGGGTCGAGGCGCTGAACGCTGACATCGGAACGAAATCCTGA
- the htpX gene encoding protease HtpX: protein MKRIGLFLLTNIAVILVLSVVAHLFGLNRYLEADGTLNLTTLLLFCAIFGMGGSFISLLMSKWVALKMTGAQIIENPRSSQEMWLVNTVKRQAQAAGIGVPDVAIYNAPEPNAFATGSNKNKALVAVSTGLLTHMSQDEVEAVLGHEIGHVANGDMITLTLIQGVVNTFVMFLARIIGHFIDRAVLKNEGGYGMGYFLSVIVLQIVFGILASTIVAWFSRQREFRADLAGAHLAGRRKMISALERLKMAHGQSTLPEQITAFGISGGKISRMFSTHPPLEERIAALQRAEG, encoded by the coding sequence ATGAAACGAATCGGTTTGTTCCTGCTGACCAACATCGCCGTCATCCTGGTGCTGTCGGTGGTCGCCCACCTGTTTGGGCTCAACCGGTATCTCGAGGCCGACGGCACCCTCAACCTGACCACCCTGCTGCTGTTCTGCGCCATCTTTGGCATGGGCGGCTCGTTCATCTCGCTGCTGATGTCGAAGTGGGTGGCGCTGAAGATGACCGGCGCCCAGATCATCGAAAATCCGCGCAGCAGCCAGGAAATGTGGCTGGTCAACACGGTAAAACGTCAGGCCCAGGCCGCCGGCATCGGCGTGCCCGACGTGGCGATCTACAACGCGCCCGAGCCCAACGCGTTTGCCACCGGCTCGAACAAGAACAAGGCGCTGGTCGCGGTTTCGACCGGGCTGCTGACGCACATGTCTCAGGACGAAGTCGAAGCCGTGCTGGGCCACGAAATTGGTCACGTCGCCAACGGCGACATGATCACCCTGACCCTGATCCAGGGCGTGGTGAACACCTTTGTGATGTTTCTTGCCCGCATCATCGGCCACTTCATCGACCGCGCCGTGCTGAAGAACGAGGGCGGTTACGGCATGGGCTATTTCTTGAGCGTGATCGTGTTGCAGATCGTGTTCGGCATTCTGGCGTCGACCATCGTTGCGTGGTTCTCGCGTCAACGCGAGTTTCGCGCCGACCTTGCCGGGGCGCATCTGGCCGGTCGTCGCAAGATGATCAGCGCGCTGGAGCGTTTGAAGATGGCACATGGCCAATCGACCCTGCCCGAGCAGATCACCGCGTTCGGGATTTCGGGGGGCAAGATCAGCCGCATGTTCTCGACCCACCCGCCGCTGGAAGAGCGCATCGCCGCGCTGCAGCGCGCCGAGGGCTGA
- a CDS encoding aminopeptidase: protein MQKRAELICRGLAAGLAALLLSGCGKAGYYAHLAGGQWQLLSSRTAISEVIAAPQTPAELAEALRDVRDVRSFAIDTLALPDNGSYTHYVDLKRDHVVWNVMAAPKYALTAREVCHWFVGCLAYQGYFDPARAEAEAARLTAAGWDAMVVPVPAYSTLGTFRDPVLNTMLRGGIAPLLGTVIHEMTHERLFVPGDTAFNESYASFVEAEGLRQWQAARGRVPDGDAAALIQRRRDFIKLVLDTRERLTAAYADHEGDEPALAAAKDHAFAELKRRYRAMRDAQWEGWRGYDAWFDRPLNNADLLPFGLYDQWVPAFAALFEEVGRDWSAFHLAVSAIGELPPDARRAKLTQLLAFAPCEESDDQACG from the coding sequence ATGCAGAAGCGTGCTGAATTGATTTGTCGCGGCCTGGCTGCGGGGCTCGCCGCCCTGCTGCTGAGTGGCTGCGGCAAGGCCGGTTACTACGCCCATCTGGCGGGGGGACAATGGCAACTGCTGTCGTCGCGCACCGCCATCAGCGAGGTCATCGCCGCACCGCAGACACCGGCTGAACTGGCCGAGGCGCTGCGCGACGTGCGTGACGTGCGCAGCTTCGCCATTGACACCCTGGCGCTGCCCGACAACGGCAGCTACACGCATTACGTCGACCTGAAGCGCGATCACGTGGTGTGGAACGTCATGGCTGCGCCGAAGTACGCGCTGACGGCGCGCGAGGTCTGTCACTGGTTTGTCGGTTGTCTGGCGTATCAGGGTTATTTCGACCCGGCGCGGGCCGAGGCCGAAGCCGCGCGACTGACCGCCGCCGGCTGGGATGCAATGGTCGTACCGGTGCCGGCCTATTCCACGCTGGGAACCTTTCGTGACCCGGTGCTCAACACCATGCTGCGCGGCGGCATCGCGCCGCTACTCGGCACGGTGATCCATGAGATGACCCACGAACGATTGTTCGTGCCCGGTGACACCGCCTTCAACGAAAGCTACGCCAGCTTCGTCGAAGCCGAAGGCCTGCGCCAATGGCAGGCCGCACGTGGCCGAGTGCCCGACGGGGACGCCGCCGCGCTGATCCAGCGCCGTCGTGACTTCATCAAGCTGGTGCTGGACACCCGCGAGCGGCTGACCGCTGCGTACGCCGACCACGAGGGCGACGAACCCGCCCTGGCCGCCGCCAAGGATCATGCCTTCGCCGAGCTGAAGCGCCGGTACCGGGCGATGCGCGACGCTCAATGGGAAGGCTGGCGCGGCTACGATGCCTGGTTTGACCGACCGCTCAACAATGCGGATTTGCTGCCCTTCGGCCTCTATGACCAATGGGTGCCGGCCTTTGCTGCGCTCTTTGAGGAGGTCGGGCGCGACTGGTCAGCTTTTCATCTGGCGGTATCGGCGATTGGCGAGCTGCCGCCCGATGCGCGCCGCGCCAAGTTGACGCAGTTGCTAGCATTCGCGCCATGCGAGGAATCCGACGATCAGGCGTGTGGCTGA
- a CDS encoding helix-turn-helix transcriptional regulator — protein sequence MADLDRLIHRLYRVVALEPHWEEARLKALEVLAQWSDATSAVWLTGAGNAAGPVRTSTLSVSPVQLDELRHLPQRPSQRTTWLSPLPATLAVPGCPSTVGCVIDYQHRDTHLSSRVLLTFATKPDVGDDTLSHAIGHLVEAGTLAFDLLLARDSWLGAMGRPTRGAGALIDPKGAYYAVSPAFSTVMDHCFGSGISTSQLPVPLSADALDPHKTFTLGRLQARVSPQGPLWLIHVRTTLPIDKLSPREQEVARHLSEGKTFKRIAQQLGLSPSTVANHSASIYRKLGVYRREDLISQVRTDVKRKSA from the coding sequence ATGGCTGACCTAGACCGGCTCATACACCGGTTGTATCGCGTTGTCGCACTTGAACCCCATTGGGAAGAAGCACGCCTCAAGGCGCTGGAGGTGCTTGCGCAATGGAGCGACGCCACCAGTGCCGTGTGGCTGACCGGCGCCGGCAACGCGGCTGGCCCGGTGCGCACCAGCACCCTGTCGGTCTCGCCGGTGCAGCTCGACGAACTCAGGCACTTGCCGCAGCGTCCTTCCCAGCGCACCACCTGGTTGTCACCCTTGCCTGCGACGTTGGCTGTACCCGGATGCCCGTCCACGGTCGGCTGCGTGATTGATTATCAGCACCGGGACACTCACCTGAGCAGTCGCGTACTGCTCACGTTTGCGACCAAGCCGGACGTCGGTGACGACACCCTGTCCCATGCCATCGGACATCTGGTCGAGGCGGGTACCCTGGCTTTCGATTTGCTTCTGGCACGCGACAGCTGGCTGGGGGCGATGGGACGCCCGACACGCGGGGCCGGCGCCCTGATCGACCCGAAGGGCGCGTATTACGCCGTCAGTCCGGCGTTCAGCACGGTGATGGACCATTGCTTCGGCAGTGGCATATCCACGAGCCAGTTGCCGGTGCCGTTAAGCGCGGACGCGCTCGACCCGCACAAGACGTTCACCCTCGGCAGATTGCAGGCAAGGGTCTCGCCGCAGGGTCCGCTGTGGTTGATTCACGTCCGCACCACGCTGCCCATCGACAAGCTGTCACCCCGCGAGCAGGAGGTGGCCCGCCACCTGTCAGAGGGCAAAACCTTCAAGCGCATCGCGCAGCAGCTCGGGCTGTCACCGTCGACGGTCGCGAACCACAGCGCATCGATCTACCGCAAGCTGGGCGTTTACCGCCGTGAAGATCTGATCAGCCAAGTGCGCACCGACGTCAAACGCAAATCGGCCTAA